In Papaver somniferum cultivar HN1 chromosome 1, ASM357369v1, whole genome shotgun sequence, a genomic segment contains:
- the LOC113303905 gene encoding uncharacterized protein LOC113303905 — protein MNLSMVSIHCHFPALAPLLPHDKQHNVPKTLLWLPNIPKQIPSDYYRMKNHTSLRTKTKAFTTSSLVLLDITSPPAASGDISVFLQTSALLVAAYLFSNFIVPDLIVKNLQKRNESIEQEEENPRRR, from the exons atgaatTTAAGTATGGTTAGCATCCATTGCCACTTTCCTGCATTAGCTCCTCTACTACCACATGATAAACAGCACAATGTTCCAAAGACCCTGCTCTGGCTTCCTAACATTCCTAAACAAATACCCAGTGATTACTACAGAATGAAAAACCACACTTCACTGAGAACGAAGACCAAAGCTTTCACCACTTCTTCATTGGTACTCTTAGATATCACTTCTCCACCTGCTGCTTCTGGTGATATTTCTGTATTTCTGCAAACAAG tgCATTGCTCGTCGCTGCGTATTTGTTTTCTAACTTTATTGTGCCAGACTTAATAGTCAAGAATCTTCAGAAAAGGAACGAAAGCATAGAACAGGAAGAAGAGAACCCCAGGAGAAGATAG
- the LOC113303897 gene encoding rab3 GTPase-activating protein catalytic subunit-like yields MRRGKQEADNKNESSPKSGSQGFNDIPKQIDPRMKETGKGPPSAEEEDLKKNALKIPPTSVVKQLAVAVESGKKLKTMKDFLASTRDSSPVRERSGLSFSAMKSLVLRDKEDKSTSEFGDDDEVVSFIKTLFDAEGRLLLKRNHSGSAATSLPRDIHAAPPDTFVVRLSEIIGRFMTLCKMALFWWRVVEELRRLWSEEQPIPRVPLDENPDLNSCLLYQQLQVINCCISRKRRRAIATETLDSILREASIHVDPVDVSASSVSSSVLYARLSSGELVLRLGADHPYEGVRMLETGEPVYAPVTQEGPLLTEDLIKETEELVLRTGSVGAGCSQLLSDMQAFKAANPGCILEDFVRWHSPPDWSETNPDEEVKDCSDGGDATSRRGYLSTRMQKEGNLWHELWGTSKPLPAVKQAPLFDEELAVEGILSFLEDIAPSELFQQLFVSILGSAFVIAEGPLSKNSNLSKLFYECKDYVTATCQTSKWTDNIDDLCQVYGTVETMLVNPEDGLKLINQSEETTTPEEPKHRFKKLIQKISGKDRQFLRRQSSENDKSQEEKPQR; encoded by the exons ATGAGGAGAGGGAAACAAGAAGCAGACAATAAGAATGAGAGCTCTCCTAAGTCGGGTTCGCAGGGGTTTAATGATATTCCTAAACAGATTGATCCCAGAATGAAG GAAACAGGAAAGGGACCACCTTCTGCAGAAGAAGAGGACCTGAAGAAGAATGCGCTTAAGATTCCCCCAACATCAGTTGTTAAACAACTCGCAGTAGCTGTAGA GTCTGGAAAGAAGTTGAAAACAATGAAAGATTTTCTGGCATCAACCAGAGATTCATCTCCTGTCAGGGAGAGATCAGGCTTAAGCTTTTCTGCTATGAAGTCATTAGTGCTTCGTGACAAGGAGGATAAATCGACTTCCGAGTTTGGTGACGATGATGAAGTTGTATCTTTTATCAAGACGTTGTTTGATGCTG AGGGTCGACTTCTCCTAAAGAGGAACCATTCTGGTTCAGCAGCGACTTCTTTGCCTAGAGATATCCATGCTGCTCCACCAGATACGTTTGTTGTTAGACTCTCTGAAATCATTGGAAGGTTCATGACTCTGTGTAAAATGGCATTATTTTGGTGGAGGGTTGTTGAAGAA TTGCGAAGACTATGGTCTGAAGAACAACCCATACCTCGAGTTCCCCTGGATGAGAACCCCGATTTGAATTCCTGTCTTCTCTATCAGCAATTGCAGGTCATCAATTGTTGTATTTCTAGGAAAAGACGGCGTGCGATTGCCACAGAAACACTAGATTCCATACTTAGAGAAGCCAGTATACATGTAGATCCAGTAGATGTTTCTGCAAGCTCGGTTTCGTCCTCAGTGTTGTATGCTAGACTTAGCAGCGGGGAACTAGTTCTTCGGCTAGGAGCTGATCATCCATATGAAGGTGTAAGGATGTTGGAAACTGGAGAACCAGTATACGCTCCTGTAACACAG GAAGGACCTCTTCTTACAGAAGATCTTATCAAAGAAACGGAGGAGCTTGTTCTGCGGACCGGGAG TGTTGGTGCCGGGTGTTCTCAACTCCTCTCGGATATGCAGGCTTTTAAG GCTGCAAATCCTGGGTGCATTTTAGAAGATTTTGTTAGATGGCACTCACCCCCAGACTGGTCAGAAACAAATCCAGATGAGGAGGTTAAAGATTGCTCAGATGGAGGAGATGCAACATCTAGACGAGGTTACTTGAGTACACGAATGCAGAAAGAAG GAAATCTGTGGCATGAACTATGGGGAACTTCCAAACCATTACCCGCTGTCAAACAAGCACCACTATTCGATGAAGAATTGGCAGT GGAAGGCATCTTGAGTTTCTTAGAAGACATCGCTCCATCTGAGCTTTTCCAGCAATTGTTTGTTTCTATA CTTGGTTCGGCTTTTGTAATTGCTGAAGGTCCATTGTCCAAGAACAGTAACTTGTCTAAGCTGTTTTATGAGTGTAAAGACTATGTAACTGCCACTTGTCAAACTTCCAAGTGGACTGATAATATTGACGATCTCTGCCAG GTTTATGGAACAGTAGAAACGATGTTAGTTAATCCTGAGGATGGTTTAAAGCTCATTAATCAATCTGAAGAAACTACGACCCCAGAAGAACCAAAGCATCGTTTTAAGAAACTAATACAAAAAATTAGTGGCAAAGATAGACAGTTCTTGAGAAGACAAAGCTCAGAAAATGACAAGAGTCAAGAAGAGAAGCCCCAACGCTAG